One stretch of Acidimicrobiales bacterium DNA includes these proteins:
- a CDS encoding CDP-alcohol phosphatidyltransferase family protein yields MLDGRWRTDIERRMRPVGSNLRRTGITADHLTLTGIVMAVAAAVAIGSGALRAGVLLLVLTAIPDALDGAVAKASGTASPRGAFFDSVADRVTDALLLGGVAWYLASTHGSHIVLLPFAVLAASMLISYERAKAEALGFDARGGIMERAERLVVLGIGLLFDSLLVPVLVLMLVLTLLTAVQRFAKVWRQASAPAPSPMTDRWRSRRRIARPTAQAWRRRAQHRRR; encoded by the coding sequence ATGCTCGACGGCCGTTGGCGGACAGACATCGAGCGCCGGATGCGCCCCGTGGGCTCGAACCTGCGCCGCACCGGGATCACCGCCGACCACCTGACCCTCACCGGCATCGTCATGGCCGTCGCCGCGGCCGTCGCCATCGGCAGCGGGGCGCTGCGGGCCGGGGTCCTCTTGCTGGTGCTGACCGCCATCCCCGACGCCCTCGACGGCGCCGTGGCCAAGGCCTCGGGCACCGCCTCCCCCCGGGGCGCCTTCTTCGACTCCGTGGCCGACCGGGTCACCGACGCCCTCCTGCTCGGCGGCGTGGCGTGGTACCTGGCGAGCACCCACGGCAGCCACATCGTGCTGCTGCCCTTCGCCGTCCTCGCCGCCTCCATGCTGATCTCCTACGAGCGGGCCAAGGCCGAGGCGCTCGGGTTCGACGCCCGGGGCGGGATCATGGAGCGGGCCGAGCGCCTCGTGGTCCTCGGGATCGGTCTCCTCTTCGACTCCCTGCTCGTGCCGGTGCTGGTGCTCATGTTGGTCCTCACCCTCCTCACCGCCGTGCAGCGCTTCGCCAAGGTGTGGCGCCAGGCCAGCGCACCGGCGCCCTCGCCCATGACGGACCGTTGGCGGTCTCGTCGCCGGATCGCCCGGCCGACGGCCCAGGCGTGGCGTCGCCGGGCCCAGCACCGCCGGCGCTGA
- the npdG gene encoding NADPH-dependent F420 reductase has translation MQIGLLGGTGPAGRALAARLASVGFDVVIGSRSRYRAMEVRDKLVERWPDRNLAIGAAENPEAAAADVVVIATPWDGAAETALSVRKQLEGKVVISMANALARVAGEFQPLVPPRGSVAASVQAAVPDAMVSAAMHHLPAKELGMLDHPLDSDVLICSDHKHAIEVTADIVRRIPGCRPLDAGELSNATPIEAFTAVLLQLNVRYKTRVAVKLTGIADADAPVGVVDPDTDHGGGDGGA, from the coding sequence GTGCAGATCGGTTTGCTGGGAGGGACGGGCCCCGCTGGGCGGGCGCTCGCGGCCAGGTTGGCGTCGGTGGGCTTCGACGTCGTGATCGGGTCGCGGTCGAGGTACCGCGCCATGGAGGTGCGCGACAAGCTCGTCGAGCGGTGGCCGGACCGGAACCTCGCCATCGGCGCCGCCGAGAACCCCGAGGCCGCCGCGGCCGACGTGGTGGTCATCGCCACACCCTGGGACGGCGCCGCCGAGACGGCGCTCTCCGTTCGCAAGCAGCTCGAGGGCAAGGTGGTCATCTCCATGGCCAACGCCCTGGCCCGGGTGGCGGGGGAGTTCCAGCCCCTCGTCCCGCCCCGCGGCTCGGTGGCCGCCAGCGTCCAGGCCGCCGTGCCCGACGCCATGGTGTCGGCCGCCATGCACCACTTGCCGGCCAAGGAGCTCGGGATGCTCGACCACCCCCTCGACTCCGACGTGCTCATCTGCTCCGACCACAAGCACGCCATCGAGGTCACCGCCGACATCGTCCGGCGCATCCCGGGCTGCCGCCCGCTCGACGCCGGCGAGCTCTCCAACGCCACACCCATCGAGGCGTTCACCGCGGTGCTCCTCCAGCTCAACGTCCGCTACAAGACCCGGGTGGCGGTCAAGCTCACCGGCATCGCCGACGCCGACGCGCCCGTCGGCGTCGTTGACCCCGACACCGACCACGGCGGCGGGGACGGCGGGGCCTGA
- a CDS encoding DinB family protein has translation MTLPGRTPGGELGAPYDTMQPPDAAVALRSLPRRWRTALRLDDEDLATRQPDAGTWSALEHAAHVRGALERAARQLRSVRGGGQPELMGAGRAEEPWQGHDPAEGLAAVLYGLTAAAEAAAAEVEAAPGSAWVRTGTLDGHTVDLLWLARHAVSEGVEHLTAAESALAAARAAANRSRGA, from the coding sequence GTGACCTTGCCCGGACGGACCCCGGGGGGCGAGCTCGGCGCCCCCTACGACACGATGCAGCCCCCCGACGCCGCGGTGGCGCTGCGCTCGCTGCCACGACGGTGGCGAACGGCTCTCCGGCTCGACGACGAGGATCTCGCCACCAGGCAGCCCGACGCCGGCACGTGGTCGGCGCTCGAGCATGCCGCCCACGTCCGTGGCGCCCTCGAGCGTGCCGCACGCCAGCTGCGCAGCGTGCGGGGCGGAGGCCAGCCGGAGCTCATGGGAGCCGGCCGCGCCGAGGAGCCGTGGCAGGGCCACGACCCCGCCGAGGGGCTCGCCGCCGTCCTCTACGGCCTCACCGCCGCCGCCGAGGCCGCCGCCGCCGAGGTCGAGGCCGCCCCCGGTTCGGCATGGGTCCGCACCGGGACCCTCGACGGCCACACCGTCGACCTGCTGTGGCTCGCCCGCCACGCCGTCAGCGAAGGTGTCGAGCACCTGACCGCCGCCGAGTCGGCCCTCGCCGCCGCCCGGGCCGCCGCCAACAGGTCGCGCGGCGCCTAG
- the thrS gene encoding threonine--tRNA ligase: protein MAEITITLPDGSERPLPEGSTAGDLAASIGRGLAKAAVIAEIDGEERDLVTPLHDGATVAIVTDASERGLFTIRHSTAHVLAQAVLDLFPGATFGIGPPVEHGFYYDFELPGGATFSPDDLERIDARMREIIAEAQPFVRDEIPSDEARVVFKDHPYKIQIIDGAAEDPTSATEAGVVRTYANPPSFIDLCRGPHVPDTSRLGHFKLMRIAGAYWRGDERNPMLQRIYGTAWAKKKDLDDHLTMLEEAERRDHRKLGAELDLFSFPDEIGSGLAVFHPKGGTVRRLMEDYSRQRHEQAGYEFVNTPHITKAELFETSGHLEWFADGMYPPMEMEGSNYYLKPMNCPFHTLIFRARGRSYRELPLRLFEFGTVYRFEKSGVVHGLTRVRGLTMDDAHIYCTKEQMSAELTSLLTFVLNLLRDYGLSDFYLELSTKPEGKAVGTDEEWDEATETLRVAATAMGLETVLDEGGGAFYGPKLSVQARDAIGRTWQLSTIQLDFQTPQRFGIEYSASDGTRKVPIMIHRALFGSIERFFGILTEHYAGAFPTWLAPVQVRVLPVRDDHGPYAVRITDRLRAGGFRADVVEANEPLGGRIRRAKLEKLPYVLVVGDDDVEHGTVGVNARGGDAPERGVTVDDFVHRLEADVIAHTIS, encoded by the coding sequence ATGGCTGAGATCACCATCACCCTCCCCGACGGTTCCGAGCGACCCCTTCCGGAGGGCTCGACCGCGGGCGACCTGGCTGCCTCGATCGGCCGGGGACTGGCCAAGGCGGCGGTGATCGCCGAGATCGACGGCGAGGAGCGCGACCTCGTGACCCCGCTGCACGACGGGGCGACGGTGGCCATCGTGACCGACGCCTCCGAGCGCGGGCTGTTCACCATCCGCCACTCGACGGCCCACGTGCTGGCCCAAGCGGTGCTCGACCTCTTCCCGGGGGCGACCTTCGGCATCGGACCACCCGTCGAGCACGGCTTCTACTACGACTTCGAGCTCCCCGGCGGGGCCACGTTCAGCCCCGACGACCTCGAGCGCATCGACGCCCGCATGCGGGAGATCATCGCCGAGGCCCAGCCCTTCGTCCGCGACGAGATCCCGTCCGACGAGGCGCGCGTGGTCTTCAAGGACCACCCCTACAAGATCCAGATCATCGACGGTGCCGCCGAGGACCCCACGTCGGCCACCGAGGCGGGCGTGGTGCGCACCTACGCCAACCCACCGAGCTTCATCGACCTCTGCCGGGGGCCGCACGTGCCCGACACGAGCCGGCTCGGGCACTTCAAGCTCATGCGGATCGCCGGCGCCTACTGGCGTGGCGACGAGCGCAACCCGATGCTCCAGCGGATCTATGGCACGGCGTGGGCCAAGAAGAAGGACCTCGACGACCACCTCACGATGCTCGAGGAGGCGGAGCGGCGAGATCACCGCAAGCTCGGTGCCGAGCTCGATCTCTTCTCGTTCCCCGACGAGATCGGCAGCGGTCTTGCCGTCTTCCACCCCAAGGGCGGCACGGTGCGCAGGCTCATGGAGGACTACTCCCGACAGCGCCACGAGCAGGCCGGCTACGAGTTCGTCAACACCCCCCACATCACCAAGGCCGAGCTCTTCGAGACCTCCGGTCACCTGGAGTGGTTCGCCGACGGCATGTACCCGCCGATGGAGATGGAGGGCTCCAACTACTACCTGAAGCCGATGAACTGCCCGTTCCACACCCTGATCTTCAGGGCGCGGGGACGCTCGTACCGCGAGCTGCCGCTCCGGCTGTTCGAGTTCGGCACCGTCTATCGGTTCGAGAAGTCCGGCGTGGTGCACGGTCTGACACGGGTGCGGGGCCTCACCATGGACGACGCCCACATCTACTGCACCAAGGAGCAGATGTCAGCGGAGCTGACGAGCCTGCTCACCTTCGTCCTGAACCTGCTCCGCGACTACGGACTCAGCGACTTCTACCTCGAGCTGTCGACCAAGCCCGAGGGGAAGGCGGTCGGCACCGACGAGGAGTGGGACGAGGCCACCGAGACCCTGCGCGTGGCGGCGACGGCCATGGGCCTCGAGACCGTCCTCGATGAGGGTGGTGGCGCGTTCTACGGCCCGAAGCTCTCCGTGCAGGCTCGTGACGCCATCGGCCGGACCTGGCAGCTGTCGACCATCCAGCTCGACTTCCAGACCCCGCAGCGCTTCGGCATCGAGTACTCCGCCTCGGACGGCACGCGCAAGGTGCCGATCATGATCCACCGCGCCCTGTTCGGCTCGATCGAGCGTTTCTTCGGCATCCTCACCGAGCACTACGCGGGGGCGTTCCCCACGTGGCTGGCACCGGTGCAGGTGCGGGTGCTGCCTGTGCGGGACGACCACGGTCCCTACGCCGTGCGCATCACCGACCGGCTCCGCGCCGGTGGCTTCCGGGCCGACGTGGTCGAGGCCAACGAGCCGCTCGGCGGGCGCATCCGCCGGGCGAAGCTCGAGAAGCTTCCCTACGTGCTGGTGGTTGGCGACGACGATGTCGAGCACGGCACGGTGGGCGTCAACGCCCGCGGCGGTGACGCCCCTGAACGCGGCGTCACCGTCGACGACTTCGTGCACCGCCTCGAGGCCGACGTCATCGCCCACACGATCTCCTAG
- a CDS encoding glycosyltransferase family 4 protein codes for MRLALVCPYSLSLPGGVQGQVLGLARALRGHGHEVRVLGPCDGPPPEAGVTPLGRSVPLAANGSVAPIAPDLPCALRTIRALRDEDFDVVHLHEPLVPGPCLTSAVMASAPLVGTFHAAGVSAAYRWAGPPLRWLANRLDLRCAVSDDARLLAGRYLGGEYTQVFNGIELEPFAKATPTPTVAPTILFLGRHEERKGLAVLLEALPDLPADLRVWVASDGPDTDRLKAAVAGDERVEWLGRIDDEEKAARLCGADVFCAPSLHGESFGVVLLEAMAAGTPIVASELAGYANVARPGREGVLVPPGDASALAVALRRVLTEPDLAGALVAAGEARADELSMDHLAERYLELYATLV; via the coding sequence GTGCGCCTCGCCCTCGTCTGCCCCTACAGCCTGAGCCTCCCGGGCGGTGTCCAGGGTCAGGTCCTCGGCTTGGCGCGTGCGCTGCGCGGCCACGGTCACGAGGTGCGGGTCCTCGGCCCGTGCGACGGTCCTCCCCCCGAGGCGGGCGTGACCCCCCTGGGCCGCAGCGTGCCGCTGGCGGCCAACGGCTCGGTGGCACCCATCGCCCCCGACCTGCCGTGTGCGCTGCGCACGATCCGGGCCCTGCGCGACGAGGACTTCGACGTGGTCCACCTGCACGAGCCGCTGGTGCCCGGACCGTGCCTCACCTCGGCGGTGATGGCCAGCGCCCCCCTTGTCGGCACCTTCCACGCCGCGGGTGTGAGCGCCGCCTACCGCTGGGCGGGGCCGCCGCTGCGCTGGCTGGCGAACCGCCTCGACCTGCGCTGCGCCGTCTCCGACGACGCACGCCTCCTCGCCGGCCGCTACCTCGGCGGCGAGTACACCCAGGTCTTCAACGGGATCGAGCTCGAACCCTTCGCCAAGGCCACCCCCACGCCCACCGTCGCGCCGACGATCCTCTTCCTCGGGCGTCACGAGGAGCGCAAGGGCCTGGCCGTCCTCCTCGAGGCCCTGCCGGACCTGCCGGCCGACTTGCGGGTGTGGGTCGCCAGCGACGGGCCCGACACGGATCGCCTCAAGGCGGCGGTGGCGGGTGACGAGCGCGTCGAGTGGCTCGGGCGCATCGACGACGAGGAGAAGGCGGCGAGGCTCTGCGGTGCCGACGTGTTCTGTGCGCCGTCGTTGCACGGCGAGTCGTTCGGGGTCGTGCTGCTCGAGGCCATGGCCGCGGGGACGCCCATCGTCGCCAGCGAGCTGGCGGGCTACGCGAACGTGGCCCGACCCGGCCGCGAGGGGGTTCTGGTCCCGCCCGGTGACGCCAGCGCCCTCGCGGTCGCCCTCCGGCGGGTGCTCACCGAGCCCGACCTGGCCGGCGCCCTCGTGGCGGCCGGCGAGGCGCGTGCCGACGAGCTCTCGATGGACCACCTCGCCGAGCGCTACCTCGAGCTCTACGCCACCCTCGTCTAA
- a CDS encoding HIT domain-containing protein: MERLWAGWRNEYVTSTGAETSPGGDACVLCRVAGAGDGEGEAALWRGARTVAVLNAFPYTSGHLMVMPTRHVGELEDLDPEESVELWDAVRAAVVALKAAYRPEGVNVGANLGRAAGAGVPGHLHLHVLPRWSGDTNFMTSVAEARVLPESLPTSGERLRAVWPARP; this comes from the coding sequence ATGGAGCGGCTGTGGGCGGGCTGGCGCAACGAGTACGTGACCTCCACGGGTGCCGAGACCTCGCCCGGCGGTGATGCCTGCGTGCTCTGTCGGGTGGCCGGCGCAGGTGACGGCGAGGGCGAGGCCGCCCTCTGGCGCGGGGCGCGCACGGTGGCCGTCCTCAACGCCTTCCCCTACACCAGCGGGCACCTGATGGTGATGCCGACCCGCCACGTCGGCGAGCTCGAGGACCTCGACCCCGAGGAGTCGGTCGAGCTGTGGGACGCCGTGCGGGCGGCGGTGGTGGCCCTCAAGGCCGCCTACCGGCCGGAGGGGGTCAACGTCGGCGCAAACCTGGGTCGGGCGGCCGGCGCGGGCGTCCCCGGCCACCTGCACCTCCACGTGCTGCCGCGGTGGTCCGGCGACACGAACTTCATGACGTCGGTCGCCGAGGCCCGGGTCCTCCCGGAGTCCCTGCCCACCTCGGGCGAGCGCCTCCGCGCCGTCTGGCCGGCCCGGCCGTAG
- a CDS encoding cysteine--tRNA ligase: MGPRIFDTSRQDVVAFEAGPLVLMYTCGITPYDATHVGHAATYVVYDVLQRRLRDLGHETRCVRNITDVDDPLLDKARELGVHYLDLAAAETARFQDDMAALGMLPAWSEPRATSAIADIRGFIGMVLERGHAYEAGGAVYFDVSTAPRFGQVSHYDEATMLACAAERGGNIDDPNKRNPLDFVLWQPSTDDEPAWESLWGPGRPGWHVECSALALRDLGTTIDLHGGGTDLIFPHHECEAAQSEAATGEPFVRHWVHTPMVRLDGEKMSKSKGNLVFISELRKDWDPSAIRLAIAAKHYRHDWDWTDELMPAATTRLDAWRGSGPGDGALDDVRAALDDDLDTPRALAAVDAAVSSGRGVSEAAALLGIEI; encoded by the coding sequence GTGGGCCCGCGGATCTTCGACACGTCCCGCCAGGACGTGGTGGCCTTCGAGGCGGGCCCGCTCGTCCTCATGTACACGTGCGGCATCACGCCCTACGACGCCACCCACGTGGGCCACGCCGCCACCTACGTCGTCTACGACGTGCTGCAGCGGCGTCTGCGCGACCTCGGCCACGAGACCCGCTGCGTGCGCAACATCACCGATGTCGACGACCCCCTGCTCGACAAGGCCCGCGAGCTCGGTGTCCACTACCTCGACCTGGCGGCGGCCGAGACGGCCCGCTTCCAGGACGACATGGCTGCCCTCGGGATGCTCCCGGCGTGGAGCGAGCCCCGCGCCACCTCGGCCATCGCCGACATCCGGGGCTTCATCGGCATGGTGCTCGAGCGGGGACATGCCTACGAGGCCGGTGGAGCCGTCTACTTCGACGTCTCCACAGCCCCACGGTTCGGCCAGGTGAGCCACTACGACGAGGCCACCATGCTCGCCTGTGCGGCCGAGCGCGGAGGCAACATCGACGACCCGAACAAGCGCAACCCCCTGGACTTCGTGCTCTGGCAGCCCTCCACCGACGACGAGCCGGCGTGGGAGTCGCTGTGGGGTCCGGGCCGGCCGGGCTGGCACGTCGAGTGCTCCGCCCTCGCCCTGCGGGACCTGGGCACGACCATCGACCTCCACGGCGGCGGCACCGACCTCATCTTCCCCCATCACGAGTGCGAGGCCGCCCAGTCGGAGGCCGCCACCGGTGAGCCCTTCGTGCGCCACTGGGTCCACACGCCGATGGTGCGCCTCGACGGCGAGAAGATGTCGAAGTCGAAGGGCAACCTCGTCTTCATCAGCGAGCTGCGCAAGGACTGGGACCCTTCCGCCATCCGCCTCGCGATCGCCGCCAAGCACTACCGCCACGACTGGGACTGGACCGACGAGCTCATGCCGGCGGCCACCACCCGGCTCGATGCGTGGCGGGGGAGCGGACCGGGTGACGGCGCCCTCGACGACGTGCGCGCCGCCCTCGACGACGACCTCGACACCCCCCGCGCCCTGGCCGCGGTCGACGCCGCCGTGTCCTCGGGTCGTGGTGTCAGCGAGGCAGCCGCCCTCCTCGGCATCGAGATCTGA
- a CDS encoding SDR family oxidoreductase, with product MSRICEGRVAIVTGAGRGIGRGHALELARQGAAVVVNDIGGGVDGTGMDAGPAQQVVDEIVAAGGRAVANTDDVSDWEGARRLVHTAIDELGGLDALVNNAGILRDRMLFNMTEAEWDDVIRVHLKGTFAPLRWAAEHWRAQAKAGATVDACVVNTSSTSGLFANPGQSNYGAAKSGIATMSIIASKELGRFGVRVNAIAPGARTRMTENLGGAAAPPEGEWDPRSPDNVAPLVTWLSSAESAGVTGRVFLVGGGRIALADGWARGAGVDKGARWDPDEIGPALAELLASAEAVAT from the coding sequence GTGAGCAGGATCTGTGAGGGACGGGTGGCCATCGTCACCGGTGCGGGACGCGGCATCGGCCGGGGCCACGCCCTCGAGCTGGCCCGCCAGGGAGCCGCGGTGGTGGTCAACGACATCGGCGGCGGCGTCGACGGCACGGGCATGGATGCCGGTCCGGCCCAGCAGGTGGTCGACGAGATCGTCGCCGCCGGCGGGCGGGCGGTGGCGAACACCGACGACGTCTCCGACTGGGAGGGAGCTCGCCGACTCGTCCACACCGCCATCGACGAGCTCGGCGGTCTCGACGCCCTCGTCAACAACGCCGGCATCCTGCGTGACCGCATGCTGTTCAACATGACCGAGGCCGAGTGGGACGACGTGATCCGCGTCCACCTCAAGGGGACGTTCGCGCCGTTGCGCTGGGCCGCCGAGCACTGGCGGGCCCAGGCCAAGGCCGGCGCCACCGTCGACGCGTGCGTCGTCAACACCTCGTCGACCTCCGGCCTGTTCGCCAACCCGGGACAGTCCAACTACGGCGCCGCCAAGTCGGGCATCGCCACCATGTCGATCATCGCATCCAAGGAGCTGGGCCGGTTCGGGGTGCGGGTCAACGCCATCGCCCCCGGAGCCCGCACCCGCATGACCGAGAACCTCGGTGGTGCTGCAGCACCGCCGGAGGGCGAGTGGGACCCGCGCTCACCCGACAACGTCGCCCCGCTGGTCACCTGGTTGTCCAGCGCCGAGTCGGCAGGCGTGACCGGGCGGGTGTTCCTGGTGGGCGGGGGACGCATCGCGCTGGCCGACGGCTGGGCCCGCGGCGCCGGCGTCGACAAGGGTGCCCGCTGGGATCCCGATGAGATCGGCCCCGCCCTCGCCGAGCTGCTCGCCTCGGCGGAGGCCGTCGCCACCTGA
- a CDS encoding phosphatidylinositol mannoside acyltransferase → MPGSSREDGDPAGRRSSPSIGQRLAFNGYRAGSVVARAIPRPLLPPMRRVLATVMYRAATGRRRMVERHLQRVHGRPMEGAELRREVQRAFDSYARYWVESFRVPAMSGEEIDSAMTAEGLEHLEAAKAAGNGAILALPHLGSWDYGGAWLARNGYPLTVVVEPLDPPELLEWFADLRQGLGMEVVPLGLSASTAVMRTLRANGYVALLSDRDIAGGGVEVEFFGERTTLPAGPATIAIRTGAALLPTTVYHVGEDHHRGVVRPPIDCTRRGSLRDDVARITQVLADELADLIRGAPEQWHVFQPNWPSDRE, encoded by the coding sequence TTGCCTGGCTCCTCCCGCGAGGACGGGGACCCCGCGGGACGCCGATCGTCCCCCTCGATCGGCCAGCGGCTCGCGTTCAACGGCTACCGGGCGGGCTCGGTCGTCGCCCGGGCGATCCCCCGACCGCTGTTGCCCCCGATGCGCCGGGTGCTGGCCACCGTCATGTACCGGGCCGCCACCGGCCGCCGGCGGATGGTGGAGCGCCACCTGCAGCGGGTCCACGGGCGTCCGATGGAGGGCGCCGAGCTCCGGCGGGAGGTGCAGCGGGCCTTCGACTCCTATGCCCGCTACTGGGTGGAGTCGTTCCGGGTGCCGGCGATGTCCGGCGAGGAGATCGACTCTGCCATGACCGCCGAGGGCCTCGAGCACCTCGAGGCGGCCAAGGCGGCGGGCAACGGGGCGATCCTTGCCCTTCCCCACCTCGGCAGCTGGGACTACGGCGGTGCCTGGCTGGCTCGCAACGGCTACCCGCTCACCGTGGTGGTCGAGCCGCTCGATCCGCCAGAGCTGCTGGAGTGGTTCGCCGACCTGCGTCAAGGCCTCGGCATGGAGGTCGTCCCCCTCGGCCTGAGCGCCTCGACCGCGGTGATGCGGACGCTGCGGGCCAACGGCTACGTGGCGCTGCTCAGCGACCGCGACATCGCCGGTGGGGGGGTGGAGGTCGAGTTCTTCGGCGAGCGGACCACCCTGCCCGCGGGACCCGCCACGATCGCCATCCGCACCGGTGCCGCGCTGCTGCCGACCACCGTGTACCACGTGGGCGAGGACCACCACCGGGGAGTGGTCCGACCACCGATCGACTGCACCCGGCGGGGATCGCTGCGAGACGACGTCGCCCGCATCACCCAGGTGCTCGCCGACGAGCTGGCCGACCTCATCCGCGGCGCCCCCGAGCAGTGGCACGTCTTCCAGCCGAACTGGCCCAGCGACCGAGAGTGA